From the Prochlorococcus sp. MIT 1223 genome, the window GGAAAATACTTTGGGTTCATCGTTCTGATGGCTCTGGAACTACCAAAGCATTCACCAGTTCGATGCAATCATTCTCAAAAGACTGGTTTCTTGGTACAGGAAAATCTGTAAAGTGGCCTTCTGGTATAGGAGCCAAAGGGAACGCTGGGGTTGCTGGAGCTATTAGAAACACACCTGGAGCTATTGGATATCTAAATCAGTCATACATAAGAGGAAATATAAAAGCAGCGGCCATAAAAAACCTATCTGGTGAGTTCATAAAACCAACAAGAGAAAGTGGTGCTATAGCACTTAACGAAATATCCCTCGATAAAAACCTTGCAGGGAGTAATCCTAACCCCAAAGGTAAAGGTGCTTATCCGATTTCAACCTTGACCTGGGTACTGGCTTATGAAACAGGTAATGGAAAAAATAGCAATGTATTAAAAGAAGTTTTTTCGACCTTATTAAGCAAAGAATATCAAGACAAGGCTAGCGATCTTGGATACATTCCTTTAGAAGGTAAAATACTCTCTAAATCGCTTAACGCAATTAATCGCATTAGCAAATAATAGATTAACTATTTTTTAAAATTAAATCTAAAAACAATCTCTACTTATATTACTATTTTAAAGTGTTTCTATGAATTAACTTCTTATAGATAATTAATTAACGATATTTCATTTACCTCAATTAAAGATATATTATTAGAATAAAGTTCTACATCATTTTAAAATGCCAGAAAAAATAATACTATATGGATATTCTCGATGTAATACTTGTAGGAAAGCAGAGAAGTGGCTTAAAAAAAATAAAATAAATTTTGACTCAATTGATATTATTGATAATCCTCCAGATAAAAAGATGATTTTAAAGGCTATAAGACAGTATGG encodes:
- the pstS gene encoding phosphate ABC transporter substrate-binding protein PstS, with amino-acid sequence MTCIKKAISFFSFFVVGLSANALAGMRISGAGATFPSKIYTRWFADLSKSRGIRVNYQAIGSGAGRKAFMDQTVNFGASDDPMKDEDIEKITRGLIQIPMIGGTIAFGYNHNCDLQLTQKQAVNLALGNIKNWSELNCPSGKILWVHRSDGSGTTKAFTSSMQSFSKDWFLGTGKSVKWPSGIGAKGNAGVAGAIRNTPGAIGYLNQSYIRGNIKAAAIKNLSGEFIKPTRESGAIALNEISLDKNLAGSNPNPKGKGAYPISTLTWVLAYETGNGKNSNVLKEVFSTLLSKEYQDKASDLGYIPLEGKILSKSLNAINRISK